The Pogona vitticeps strain Pit_001003342236 chromosome 7, PviZW2.1, whole genome shotgun sequence genome segment GGAAGCATCCCGTAaaaaggagaaggcaggagcaaTGCAGCTGAAGACTAACTAGGAGGCAGGTGGGCCAAAGCAGGCTCTTCCCTCCAGCAAACCTGAAGACATCCCATCAGGATGGATGCAAAGTGGGGAGAGGTCAGTTATAAAGCTACCATTGAGGGAAAGAACTGGGAAGGAACATCCTAGCAaacagagaaagggggaaatcacACACGTCCCCAAAGGCCACTTCTGCAATGCTGCAGTTGAGACTGTTCACCCTTGGTGCCACATGCCAATGAAAGAGCAAATTAGGCTCAACATGGAAAGGTCCCAAATCCCACCTACCTGCCCAGGCAGAGCTTTGAACCCAAAGGCAGGTGGCTTGTTTTGGACCACGTCAGACTCATCTCCAGCCCAGCAAAAGCATGAAACAGATGCACCCAGCACTGCACACCAAAAAGGACTAGATCCGAACCTCCACGCCCATACCATTCCCGTCCTCGATCCGGATGACAAAATACCGACTCGAGTCTGTCACACCTTCCACAGCGATGCTAGGAAACTGGTCTACGGGTGCCTGGGCAAACAGTTCTCCTGGGAGGAACAAAAACCAGAAGGTGAGACAGCCGTTCATCAACCACGTGTCattacccccccccacacacacacacagtgttttCTGCCTTGTAATCGCTCCAGGCGTTTCCCAGCAGTAAGGGAGCCAGTAGCTTTGTTTCCCTTCACACTTCCTCACTTGTATTCCAGTTTAATTTTGTAAAATGCTTACTTATGCActtatttaaaacaataataatacctaattattattttttataatgcAGCAGTAGTTTTGCATCAACACTGAATACTATTGTACAGTACCTACAAAAACTAACGCAACTAGGAAATACTGACTTTCTTTCTCCTGGATGTTCGCCTTTTAACTGTGGGAAACACAGAGTGTTATCTCCAGTATAAGGAGGCTTTCCGAAAGCTCTGGATGTTCACTGATAAACTCAGAAGCTTCCAGAGAGCCCTCTGAGGAGTCATCAAAACCCTTTCCTCCATCATTTGCTTGGACCCACCGCTGCCTTCAACAAGGTTGTTCCCTGCCTCCCTTCCATCATCCTCGCGGGGCCCAAGCTTCAAGGCAGCTGCCAGGAGCTTCCAGCAGATGTACCTGAATTCTTGTCCTCCAGCTTGATGTAGGCCACGTTCCCTCGGGCTGTGATGCGCATCCGGCCGCTCCAGGCAGGCTGGTCCAGCTGCCATTCCGCAGCcctggaagggggaaagggaaggggaggcGGTCAGGCCCCCGAGGGCCGGCCGAGCCTCTGTCGGGCCCTTGTactgaccccccacccccacccccaccagcgaggccggctccctccctccttccctccctcctctcctcggCCAGGACTGCGGAAGAACGAggggtcggtcggtcggtcggtcggtgggTCGTTCCTGCCCAGCCCGCCTTTCGCGCCCCGTCCTGAGCGGTAAGAGAAAGGCTGCCCAGCCCGGCCTCTGGCGGAGCCCTCTGCTCATGCTCAGAGGCACCGTGGCTCTAAAGAGCGGGCCCCCGCGGCTCACCTGTAGCCCCGGTTGGAGGCGCGCGGAGGCACCCGGTAAACATGGACTTCCGGCTTCACGCACAGCACCGACTCGTACTCCTCGGGCGCCGCCATCCTCGCCCCCGCCTCCAGAGAACCCGGAAATACGGgtgctgtttccccccctccaggaGCGGCGACGCATGCGCGAACCCAGCCGCCTGGTAAAGAGGCTCCTGTTTCTCGCCCCTCACGGGGCTGGCTGCCACTTCCGGGCTCCCGAGGGTGCCTGCTTCGCACGAAGGAACGTAGCCTGACGGATGGGGCCGGTTTTGCCCCGCTTTTCGTATCCAGGGAAACGTGAAGGAAGATATTTATCTCCCGGCCTCTCTGATGCCGCTTCCCTTCTCTTCGCACGGCGCCATCAGTCAAGACTCCTACGCCGGTTCCTTCCCGAGGCCTCCGAAGGGGAGCCGGAAGTGCGAGGCGGCCCACTCGCTGACCACAGCCCCTatacagggagggaggggggacccgGCGGCGCCTCTCGCGGGTTCCCGGCCGAGGCAGAACCACGTGACGCGggcgaggggagggggaaggggaacgACGGGGGGGGCGCGCGGGCGACCAAGACCTCGCCCTCCCCCccgcgccccccccgcccccggagGGCCCAAAGGTCCCCCCTCTCGCAGGGCTCCAGCGGGCCTCCTTTTCCCTTGCAGGGACGGCAAGCGGGTTCGTCTCGTGTCTTCAAATACCGTGGAGGAATAATGAAGCCGTTGATTTAAAATGtaaccatttatttaaaatacaatttataaaatgttttccTCTATATGTCCAAATGTTTGTGGGCTGGTGTTGCTTCTTTGCGTACCAGACCAAAAGACCCAAACACTAAAGTGCCCTAcgggaaacacacacatacagagaacTTTGCCCGTCACTTTGGGAGCAGAAGGAAAGACCGACTCTCTCTCTACTCCCTCGTGGCAGACGGAGGAAAAAGGCACCCTCTCCCTAcctacaggcaggcaggcaggtccACACGTGGGAATGGGCTGACAGGAGAGTGCCTGCTGTTgtgtgaagagaaagaaaagctccttggcaaggaaggaaggaaggaaggaaggaaggaaggaaggaaggaaggaaggaaggaaggaaggaaggaaggaaggaaggaggacagTGAGATGATGAGGATAAAGCAGAGTAGAATGACAAAGACATGGTGAAAAAAAAGCCCTTCTTACATCTCttccatttcattttcagaaGAAGCCTCTCCTTCTCTCCAACTCCAAatccacacattttttttttagaagtctGTTGCCAGATGTTTCCCAGGACAGTCCGGCAGGAAGAACAGACCCTTTTACACCTACGTGAAAGAAAAAGGAGACCCAGCCCTTGGCAGGGGCTCAGCAGGCCTTGGATCTGAAGGAAAAAGGGGAACACATTCAACACAGCAACAGCCGGTCACATCTTTTGCTTTTTGTACACAGGgagctttattattattgttactctGCTGACCAGCGTTGTGTTCTGAAGTATTCTTGTACATGTCTTGTTTTGTCTTACAAAGacattccctcccctcccctcccacccctaGGCAAAAGTTCCACTTCTGATCAGAAAAAGAGGAGATGTTTCAGTGTGTCAGACACGCCACCCACATTAGTCAAAGTTAGGTCCTGTTCCACACCTAGCATGCCCTCCAAATTCAGAGAGTAGAACAAAAAGGCAGACTGGAAACACAGTGAAGCAAGCTAGCCCACGGTCCCTtggaggtggtgctggaggaggggggCCTAAAGCCCACCCACCCAATATGGCTGctagagaggaaagggaaggccTGGCCGGTGGATCCACCTTTTTGGAGCATCTACAGCACAGCAGACCAACTTCACAACATGTGCCGTCTCTCCTGCTGTCccaaagcttccccccccccccacacacacacatttggctCAACCGCCCTAGAGCTGCCTGGCTTGGCCTGACCTGGCTCCTGTGCATCTCACTATTTCTGCCAGGGCAAGACTAGCAGCGATGCTGCCCTCAGTTGCCCTGCGTTGCCTATAGGATTCCTCAGTGCCCGCTTTCCAAATATCCCCGCACCAAAGAGCAGGACCCTAACCCTTGCCCTGGAACCAACCCACACTGAGGGGAAAGACATCCGTTCCTGAGCCACAGCCACAACCCTCGGAACGCTGCTTGGGGCCCCATCCGCTTCGGTCACAAGCCTGCCCTTGCCCAGGACCAGAAGGACTCCCAACAGACTTGGAGCGGCAAGGCTAAATGTCGTCGGGTCAAGGAGGGCTCACAGATCAACAGCCACTGATTCCGTTATCAGGCCAGCACAAGCAATGGGCGCCCACTGGGCGGCCTCGCCCAAGGGCACTGGTGGGAGAGGAAACTAGTCTACTCCTAGCTCACGTTCCTAGCAGCAAAAAGCACCCCCTCGACCCTGCCTTGCCCTGCCCGCCCCCCAGGGCTCCATGCGACATGAGCAGACCAAGCCACTGCCGGTCCACCTTCCCTTCgtccaaagaaaaacaagaggagcAAGGCAGTCCCTTCCAAACCTCATCCCACAGACATGGAAGCCCTGCCCTTCGGACTGCCCTGCATCCGTGCAGGCAAGTCATCGGGGCTGCGCGAGGAGTTCCTCACGTGCCAATTTTACTTCAGCAGCCATCGTCCCCGACACACCTAGAGGCGCCCTGCAGCTGGGCAACTTCTACAGACTCTTGCTTCGCAGAGAAAGCCCTCCAACCGCTAACAGGGTCCCTTCTTCCCATGCCATCTCCTCCCCCAAAACAAACCAACGCAGAAAAAGAGGGGTGGCTGCAACCCCCTCAAATCCTTCTCAAAAGCCACAAAGTAAAGCACGCTTGCTGAAAGGCAGCACTCCGGCCACTCATGCCCCCAAACCTAGGCAAACCCACACGGATAAGTTATTATTGCTGCTGGGGCTGCCCTGGCCGGCTGGCGGGCACTAAGAGGGGAAAAGACACCAGCCCTGGTCGCCCTCCTGCCACCCTCACCAGCTGTCCTTGGTGCAGCAGTCCCCGCAGAACGCAGGGCTCACAGTGCAGGGGGCTGGAGGGCACAGCAGCCTGAGCAGAGGGGGCTCTTCTTCGAAGCACCCCAGAAGGAAGCCTCCTGCTCAGGTTCAGGTCGGTTTGtccactgttgctgctgctgctgccccagGGCAGCCCAGGATGGGGGAAAGAGCTGGCTCTCGCGCCGTGCGGCTGGCCGACCATTCCTATCTGCGCTGCTTGAAGCCATGCGAACCATCCGGGCCAAGTGGCTGCCGGATCACATTGCTGGCTAGACGAGCCTCTTCCGGATGGGTAATCCTGGTGGGCCTGtgagagcaagaaagagagacagaaagcgTAAGATTTCCCAGCTATGACGTTTCATCAATCCACATGCAGGTGGAGGCATCAGACAGGATGGTCTTTGGGTCAGGAAGGGCCACAGGGCCAAGACACAGGTCTCCTCCCAGAGGGTGCAATGGAAGCCCCTCCCCCACCTTGCTAACCCTGAGGGGGGCTCCCCAACATTTCATCTACCCAACACAGAGCTTCACGGCGTCTGCAGTGGGCCAGGCGTGGATGGAGGACTGGGGGTCCTTCAACAGCTAGGCCTGGCTTTTGGACCCTGTGCCCAACACAACCAGGCACACCAGAAGACGTTTTGAGGCTCCGTGGATAGACCCCACTGGGCCCCATCCTGGCTGCAGCTCACCTGTCGAGGATGGGCTtgtcctgctcttcctcctcagGACTGGCACTGCCCAGGATGCGCTTCCGGGCTTCTGCGTACTCAGCCTCCCGCTGGGCGAGTGACTTTACCGGGAAGGCAGGTCTGCTGGCTGAGTTCGGGTTGCTCAGCACCCCGTTGCTGGTTGGCCGTTTAAGGATCCGGATCTGTGGTGGGGGTCCTGTGGGAAGGCTGTCGTCCTGAATCACAATCGGCACTTTCGGGGGAGACTTGGATTTCCGgctactgaaaaaaagagaaaaggtcaGTTCCTGACAAACCCAACCCAAATCGTTTCCCACTTTAAAGATCAATCAGTGTGGGAGATGGCTACCCTGGTTCCTTTTTCATAGCACAAAAAGACCCTCCCCCCTCCAGGCATAAGTATGCAGACAGATACACCCAGGTGTCGCTCGGCATGTGGCTCTCTGTCCCGCTTCTATAGTACTTCATGCaacatgaaataaaacagaaggaaGACCTCTCCTCCCTCTGACTTCGTTTCATAGGGTGGCCAGCAGAACAGGCCAGATTTTCAAGCAAATCAACAGTGTTCTTAGTGGCAGAGTGCCATGCCCTGTCTCCTTCAGTCAACATTTCATTGTAAGTAACTTCTGGATCTAAGAGAATCTCCCCAATGGCTGTCTTACCTTTCCTTCTGGGTGATTTTCAGTTTCTTCTCCAAACGTCTGTCTATTTCCTGCAAAGAAACAGGACTGAGTCAAAATTCATTTCAAACATATTGAAAGCTACTTTGCTTTCAATTGCCATTCAGTCCAAACCAGTTATCATCCAGCCAGTCCAGAGCAAAGCTCCTTCTACATGGCTCAACCACCTTCCATGACCACAAGTTGACCTACAGCCTTGGTGCCGACCAAAATATTTccagaaaaacacagaaggatGCTGTGGCATTTGACAGCAGTTCTCACCTTCCAGGTATCATAGAACCTTTTTGTTCTATCAGCCACAGAGAAAGGCAGCTGCCCGCTTCAcagtgaagaagaagggaaagggggaaaggcaaCAACgaaacagcctccccccccccccaaaaaaagaaaattattaagGCTGTCTGCAGAGGAGACGGGAGAGAGTCCCTGGAAAGAGAGCCCTGCTCTGCTCATCCACGCTGACGTGGCTCCAGATCTCTTGCGCTCGCCTGACATCAGATCTGCCTACGACTATTTCTGCCACTGGCTCTAATCTATCACCCTGTAACACAGCTGGTCACAGTTGGTTAAAATTAGGGTCTGACTGACTCACTGCCCGAACAGAGTAACTAAgacccattaaaataaaatggctgcatgGATAATTGCAACACACTCATGCATGGCCACACCTTTGACAGGTAGATGGGCACATTGAGGGGTTCTCTGCCATATTGATGCACGCTAGCAAAGGAAACAACTCTCACCACCAGCAGAAAGAAATTGTGCCCAATCACTGCTTGCACATACTTCTCATTTTCCCACCAGACAGGCACCAGGCCTGTTTCCTGATGCCCCTTCCCCTTCATGCTCACTGGCGTGCTTATCTGTGCAAGTATCTCCAGGGAGAACTGAAATAAAAGcgcacaaaatacaaaaacaaatccctgggacatcttaaagactaactattctGCTTCAAGATAAGCCTttgtggatcaaatccacttcctcagaccttgCCTgtggcttcttcttctctctctctctctgtcagatAAAACAGCCATGCATCATCAGTCTACACAACCAGCCCCCACGTCTGCCACATGTGGGTCTCTGTCATGTGGCACTTCCCCAGCCAGACACCCAGAGAGACTCTCGCCCACCTTTTCTGATGTTCAGAAATTAAATCAGGTGTCAGACTTTGAACGAGGCAGCAATCTCAGTTCACCCTCGACGAGGCAGCTCTTGCAGGATGACTTCGGGGGAGCAAAAAGATCTCCTCTCCCGGTGTGTTcaagccttctgaaacctcttGCCCCAGAAGAGGCAGCTAAGCCTGTTCTGGGCATCTGAACGTTTGTCGCTGgggcctctttcccccccccccgacaccccACAAGGGCGAAAGGGAAAAGGAGGGTCCAGGCACAGGCCCTACGGCGGGGGATCAGGAAAGGCTCGCCCCTGCGAGGAGGCGGACACGcgccctcccgccccccccccggctgccccCGACCCCACGGTCTGGACAGCCAGGGGACGGTCGGTTGCGGGGACCGAGGGGCCGTTGGAGGGGTGTgtgtcggggtgtgtgtgtgtgtatgtgtttgggagggggggtgtccGGCGGCGCAGGAAGGGGTGGCCGCCAAAGGCACCCTGCGCCCCGCCCGGCGCTCCGGTCCAGTTGGGGGCCTGTGCCGCCCGAGGAATGGGGCTGCCTGGGTGCCCCGGACAGACCGgcccagccccccctccccggggggGGGACCCCGCGAACTCCCATCCCCGGCCAGGGAAGCGGGTGGGTGTCTCTGCCTGGGCGGCCGAGAGGGACGAAGGCGGCGGACAGGGTAGCGGCGTGCCCGGGGGCCAGCcgtcgtcgtcgtcccccccccctccggactTCTCCCGTCCGAGGCTCCCCAGAGATGAGGGGcgacaactcccaggatccctcGACCAGGGGCGGCGCGCCCGGGGATCCTGGGAAGGGTAGTCCCTGCCCCAGcagccggagggagggagggagggagggaggggagggcggcCTTCTTCGGGGCAGGGTCACCAGCCAGCGatcgggccgggccgggccgggagggaaggaaggaggaacagCCCCCCGAGGGGCCCCCCCGGTGCGGGGGCAGGAGCGGCGCGAGAAGCACGTGCTGCCGAGAAGGGGGCGCGGCCCCTTTAAGAGGCCTAGCCTGCTCCCTGGAGCCCGAGGCGCCTCCCCGGCAGCCCCAGGGGTTGACCCGGCCCCTCCATTCGCGGCGCCCACCCCAGCGGCGCCCATCCCGCCTCCCGCGCAGCTCACCCCGCTGTCCGCCGCTTCCTCCCAGCTCTCGGCGACCTCTTCATCTTCCATTGTAACTCCCCTCCGCCGCCAGCCTGCCCGATACGCATGCGCGCGGCCGTCCCAAAGCTGGGGCTGGAAACGGCGGAGGCGGCCGCCAGGCGCTGCTGCTCCCTTTCTCAGAATGCGCATGCGCGGCTCCGCCTTTGCCGCTTCCCGGGCATCTTCCAGCACATGCGCCCTTTCGAAACTTTGGCTACCCAGTGCGCCTGCGCAGATGCGTAGGGGGCGAGTGCCCTCGGGCGTTTGGGTGCGTGCCGGGCACGCTTCCGCCAGTTCGTTC includes the following:
- the SZRD1 gene encoding SUZ RNA-binding domain-containing isoform X2, which encodes MRILRKGAAAPGGRLRRFQPQLWDGRAHAYRAGWRRRGVTMEDEEVAESWEEAADSGEIDRRLEKKLKITQKESRKSKSPPKVPIVIQDDSLPTGPPPQIRILKRPTSNGVLSNPNSASRPAFPVKSLAQREAEYAEARKRILGSASPEEEEQDKPILDRPTRITHPEEARLASNVIRQPLGPDGSHGFKQRR
- the SZRD1 gene encoding SUZ RNA-binding domain-containing isoform X1, with the translated sequence MRILRKGAAAPGGRLRRFQPQLWDGRAHAYRAGWRRRGVTMEDEEVAESWEEAADSGEIDRRLEKKLKITQKESSRKSKSPPKVPIVIQDDSLPTGPPPQIRILKRPTSNGVLSNPNSASRPAFPVKSLAQREAEYAEARKRILGSASPEEEEQDKPILDRPTRITHPEEARLASNVIRQPLGPDGSHGFKQRR